One genomic segment of Polynucleobacter sp. MWH-UH2A includes these proteins:
- a CDS encoding tripartite tricarboxylate transporter TctB family protein, with amino-acid sequence MKIRNQRDFGAGIMYMVIGLFFTIVATQYPMGTAAKMGPGYFPFFLGILMTLLGLIVAIKALSATAAIETIPKFNWRVIAQITGSVVLYGLLLPRMGFLIAVVVLVLVSASASKEFTWKGSLINAAFLVIFTYSVFVVGLKLQFPLLPVFLQQ; translated from the coding sequence TTGAAAATTCGCAATCAACGGGATTTTGGGGCTGGGATCATGTACATGGTCATTGGCCTCTTCTTCACCATCGTGGCTACCCAATACCCAATGGGCACTGCAGCCAAAATGGGTCCAGGCTACTTTCCATTCTTTCTTGGCATATTAATGACCCTTTTGGGCCTCATCGTTGCTATTAAGGCATTGAGCGCTACGGCAGCTATTGAGACCATCCCTAAATTCAACTGGAGAGTGATTGCTCAAATTACGGGCTCAGTAGTTCTATACGGATTGCTACTACCGAGAATGGGATTCTTGATTGCAGTGGTGGTATTAGTTCTCGTTTCTGCAAGCGCCAGCAAAGAGTTCACCTGGAAAGGTTCGCTTATCAATGCCGCTTTCCTCGTGATATTCACATACTCAGTATTTGTGGTGGGCTTGAAGCTTCAGTTCCCGCTGCTGCCTGTATTCCTACAACAATAA
- the alaS gene encoding alanine--tRNA ligase, which translates to MKVSQIRQAYLDFFAQKGHQIVPSSPVVPGDDPTLLFTNAGMNQFKDVFLGFDKRPYTRATTAQKCIRAGGKHNDLDNVGYTARHHTFFEMLGNFSFGDYFKKDAIQFAWDLLTQVFNLPKDKLLVTVYAEDDEAYAIWEDQIGVPADRIIRIGDNKGARYASDNFWMMGDTGPCGPCTEIFYDHGEHIPGGPPGSPEEDGDRFIEIWNNVFMQFNRDEAGVMHPLPKPSVDTGMGLERIAAVLQHVHSNYEIDLFVNLLKASKDAVDAAGGGNCDAASPSLKVIADHIRACSFIVVDGVIPGNAGRGYVLRRIARRAIRHGYKLGARKPFFYQLVPALVQEMGDAYPELRAAQDKVSEVLKQEEERFFQTIANGMEILDGALAGGAKVVDGETAFRLHDTFGFPLDLTADVCRERGVTVDAEGFEVAMQKQRDQARAAGKFKVAQGLEYKGQPTQFHGYDTLKHEGAKVTALYVDGSEVTSVKAGDAAVVVLDHTPFYAESGGQVGDRGELRNESLRFTVEDTFKIQADVFGHQGELLEGEIKVGDTLNALVDVQQRTDTMRNHSATHILHKALREVLGDHVQQKGSLVDATKTRFDFTHNAPITAEQIRRIEDIVNAEILANSATSGKVMSLEDAQKTGAMMLFGEKYGDEVRVLEIGSSKELCGGTHVSRTGDIGSLKIVSEGGVAAGIRRVEAVTGNQALHFLQGLEDKVNEVAAILKTHPGDLVNRVAQLQESLRQAERELEKVNSKLAASQGDELAGQAIDVNGIKVLAARLDGADAGVLRETMDALKAKLKSAAIVLASVQGGKVSLVAGVTADSISKVKAGDLVNFVAQQVGGKGGGKPEMAMAGGNDPSKLNAALAGVKDWVASK; encoded by the coding sequence ATGAAAGTCTCCCAAATTCGCCAGGCTTACCTGGATTTCTTTGCTCAAAAAGGCCACCAAATTGTCCCGTCTAGCCCAGTAGTTCCTGGCGACGACCCAACCTTGCTCTTTACTAATGCGGGGATGAACCAATTTAAGGACGTATTTTTAGGCTTTGATAAGCGCCCTTATACCCGCGCTACAACCGCCCAAAAATGCATCCGGGCAGGCGGTAAACACAACGACTTAGATAACGTGGGGTATACCGCGCGTCACCACACCTTTTTTGAGATGCTGGGCAATTTTTCTTTCGGGGACTATTTCAAGAAAGATGCGATTCAATTTGCTTGGGATTTATTAACCCAAGTATTTAATTTGCCAAAAGATAAGTTATTAGTCACGGTATATGCCGAGGATGATGAGGCGTATGCCATTTGGGAGGATCAAATTGGCGTGCCTGCAGATCGCATTATTCGCATTGGCGACAATAAAGGCGCGCGTTACGCTTCAGATAATTTCTGGATGATGGGCGATACCGGTCCATGCGGACCTTGTACTGAAATTTTCTATGATCACGGTGAACATATTCCGGGTGGCCCCCCTGGCAGCCCTGAGGAAGATGGCGATCGTTTCATCGAAATTTGGAATAACGTCTTCATGCAGTTCAATCGTGATGAAGCGGGCGTGATGCATCCACTACCCAAGCCTAGCGTTGACACGGGCATGGGTTTAGAGCGCATTGCAGCGGTATTACAGCATGTCCATTCCAATTATGAAATCGACCTCTTCGTCAATCTGCTCAAGGCTTCCAAGGATGCAGTCGATGCAGCTGGCGGTGGTAATTGTGATGCTGCCTCTCCTTCATTAAAGGTGATTGCAGACCATATTCGTGCATGTAGTTTCATCGTAGTAGATGGCGTTATTCCAGGTAATGCAGGGCGTGGTTATGTATTGCGTCGTATTGCGCGCCGCGCGATTCGTCATGGTTATAAGTTAGGTGCACGCAAACCATTCTTCTATCAGCTCGTACCTGCACTCGTTCAAGAAATGGGTGATGCCTATCCAGAGTTGCGCGCAGCACAAGATAAAGTCAGTGAAGTTCTAAAGCAAGAGGAAGAGCGTTTCTTCCAAACTATCGCCAACGGTATGGAAATTTTGGATGGCGCATTAGCTGGTGGCGCCAAAGTGGTTGATGGTGAAACTGCATTTCGCTTGCATGACACTTTTGGTTTCCCATTGGATTTAACAGCAGACGTTTGTCGTGAGCGCGGTGTTACGGTTGATGCTGAAGGTTTTGAAGTGGCGATGCAAAAGCAGCGCGATCAGGCTAGGGCAGCAGGCAAGTTCAAAGTTGCTCAGGGCCTGGAGTACAAAGGCCAGCCAACCCAGTTCCATGGCTACGATACTCTCAAGCATGAAGGCGCCAAGGTCACTGCCTTATACGTAGATGGCTCTGAGGTGACTTCAGTTAAGGCTGGCGATGCTGCGGTAGTCGTTTTAGACCACACCCCGTTTTATGCAGAATCTGGCGGTCAAGTTGGTGATCGTGGTGAGTTGCGTAATGAGTCTCTTCGTTTTACTGTTGAGGATACTTTCAAGATTCAGGCGGATGTGTTTGGTCATCAAGGCGAATTACTAGAAGGTGAGATCAAAGTAGGCGATACTTTAAATGCCTTGGTGGATGTTCAGCAAAGAACGGACACCATGCGCAACCATAGCGCTACGCATATCTTGCATAAAGCTTTGCGAGAAGTGCTGGGTGATCATGTGCAGCAAAAAGGTTCTTTAGTTGATGCGACTAAAACGCGTTTTGACTTTACCCACAATGCCCCCATTACGGCAGAACAAATTCGTCGCATTGAAGATATTGTGAATGCCGAGATATTGGCCAATAGCGCTACCTCTGGAAAGGTGATGTCTTTAGAAGATGCCCAGAAGACTGGTGCCATGATGCTCTTTGGCGAGAAGTATGGCGATGAAGTGCGCGTGCTAGAAATCGGTAGCTCAAAAGAATTGTGTGGAGGTACTCACGTATCTCGTACTGGTGACATTGGTAGCCTAAAGATTGTTTCTGAAGGCGGTGTTGCTGCTGGTATACGTCGTGTTGAAGCAGTGACCGGTAATCAAGCTCTCCATTTCTTACAAGGCCTTGAGGATAAGGTCAATGAAGTCGCAGCTATCTTGAAGACGCATCCTGGCGATTTAGTAAATCGTGTGGCACAGCTTCAAGAGAGTTTGCGACAAGCTGAGCGCGAGTTAGAGAAAGTCAATTCCAAATTAGCAGCCAGCCAAGGCGATGAACTAGCTGGTCAAGCGATTGATGTCAATGGCATCAAAGTGCTCGCAGCGCGTTTGGACGGTGCAGATGCTGGAGTGTTGCGCGAGACTATGGATGCACTTAAGGCAAAACTCAAATCAGCAGCCATTGTTTTGGCATCGGTTCAGGGTGGTAAGGTCAGCTTGGTTGCGGGCGTTACTGCGGATTCAATATCTAAAGTGAAGGCCGGTGATCTCGTGAACTTTGTCGCTCAGCAGGTAGGCGGTAAAGGTGGCGGCAAACCAGAAATGGCGATGGCAGGTGGCAATGACCCTAGTAAGCTCAATGCGGCCCTTGCTGGCGTGAAGGATTGGGTGGCAAGCAAATGA
- the galU gene encoding UTP--glucose-1-phosphate uridylyltransferase GalU: protein MPLTTKAVTKAVFPVAGLGTRFLPATKASPKEMLNVVDKPLIQYAVEEAIAAGITEMIFVTGRSKRAIEDHFDKAYELEAELEAKNKQALLEIVRSVKPSHVDCVYVRQPEALGLGHAVLCAEKLVRDEPFAVILADDLLDGNPPALKQMLKVYEEQNGSVLAVEKIDPAQSSSYGIVAGSEVAKGIHRLSGIVEKPQPKDAPSNLAVVGRYVLSSDIFKHIRNLKPGAGGEIQLTDAIASLLKEDPVFAYEYDGVRYDCGSKLGYLKASVEFALRHPEVSKDFAAYLKSRSLT, encoded by the coding sequence AGCCCAAAAGAAATGCTCAATGTGGTTGATAAGCCACTCATTCAGTATGCGGTTGAAGAAGCGATTGCTGCGGGCATCACTGAGATGATCTTTGTGACTGGTCGTAGCAAACGCGCGATTGAAGATCACTTTGATAAAGCCTATGAACTTGAAGCTGAGCTTGAAGCAAAAAATAAGCAAGCCCTGCTAGAGATTGTACGAAGCGTTAAACCCAGTCACGTTGACTGCGTCTACGTACGTCAACCAGAAGCGCTGGGTCTTGGTCATGCAGTGCTGTGTGCAGAAAAGTTGGTGCGTGACGAACCCTTTGCAGTCATTTTGGCTGATGACTTATTGGATGGTAATCCGCCCGCTCTCAAGCAAATGCTGAAAGTGTATGAAGAGCAAAATGGCTCAGTACTGGCAGTTGAAAAAATTGATCCCGCTCAAAGCAGCTCTTATGGCATTGTTGCAGGCTCCGAAGTAGCTAAAGGAATCCATCGTTTAAGTGGCATTGTGGAAAAGCCGCAACCCAAGGACGCGCCATCAAACCTGGCCGTTGTGGGTCGCTATGTTTTGTCATCCGACATCTTTAAACATATTCGCAACCTCAAGCCGGGGGCGGGTGGCGAAATTCAGCTAACCGATGCGATTGCCTCACTTCTAAAAGAAGATCCCGTATTTGCCTATGAATACGATGGTGTTCGCTATGACTGCGGCAGCAAACTGGGTTATCTCAAAGCATCGGTGGAATTTGCATTGCGACACCCCGAAGTATCAAAAGATTTTGCAGCCTACCTAAAGAGTCGCTCGCTAACGTAA
- a CDS encoding sulfurtransferase TusA family protein, translating to MAFNAEVDAIGMNCPLPILRTKKALATMQSGEVLKIKATDSGAARDFPAFAKQTGNELIASTTEGDVLVFFLKRR from the coding sequence ATCGCATTCAATGCTGAAGTAGATGCGATTGGCATGAATTGCCCATTACCCATTTTGCGTACCAAAAAAGCTTTGGCCACCATGCAATCTGGTGAAGTTCTTAAAATTAAAGCCACCGATTCTGGTGCAGCTAGAGATTTTCCCGCTTTTGCTAAGCAAACCGGTAATGAGTTAATTGCCAGCACTACCGAGGGAGATGTATTGGTTTTCTTTCTGAAAAGAAGATAG